From Choristoneura fumiferana chromosome 7, NRCan_CFum_1, whole genome shotgun sequence, the proteins below share one genomic window:
- the LOC141429846 gene encoding uncharacterized protein, which produces MAAVNKMALVLYVALQVACAHTKLNTVAFGQVDSSDSISDDDKLRKGQAEERYPRRAGQQWEYAGNNVEVTTQKHSRKATSKKHSRKATVQTTLRTTSTTTSTTPPPPVFPPLSHRYRRIYNADESADVNEFPFMAAILVNDELWCGGAIISGDSVLTAAHCLQL; this is translated from the exons ATGGCGGCTGTCAACAAAATGGCGCTGGTTTTATACGTGGCGCTGCAGGTCGCGTGCGCCCACACCAAACTGAACACCGTGGCCTTCGGGCAGGTCGACTCCTCCGACAGCATCTCCGATGATGACAAGCTGA GGAAGGGGCAAGCTGAGGAGAGGTACCCCCGGCGGGCTGGCCAGCAGTGGGAATACGCGGGGAATAATGTTGAGGTGACCACGCAGAAGCACTCGCGGAAGGCTACATCCAAGAAACATTCGCGTAAAGCCACGGTACAGACAA CATTACGCACAACTAGTACCACAACGAGCacgacgccgccgccgccggtgTTCCCACCGCTCAGCCACCGCTACCGGCGCATCTACAATGCAGACGAGTCCGCCGACGTCAATGAGTTCCCCTTCATGGCGGCCATCTTGGTGAACGACGAGCTGTGGTGCGGTGGCGCTATCATCAGCGGCGACTCCGTGCTCACCGCGGCGCATTGCTTGCAGCTGTAA